The following nucleotide sequence is from Streptomyces bathyalis.
CGCCGACGGCTTGGCGGACGCCGACGGCTTGGCGGACTCGGGGAGAATGAGGAACATCGCCACGGCCACAACGGCAACCAGGGCTGCCGCGAGCCCGGTGAGCAGGAAGGCTCGGCGCGGAAACCTGCGTTCGGAGCCGGAGCCGGAGCCGGAGCCGGAGCCGGAGCCCGCGGAGGCGGTGCCCGCGGAGCCGGAGCCCGCGGAGCCGGAGCCCGCGGAGGCGGTGCCCGCGGAGCCGGAGCCCGCGGAGGCGCTGCCCGCGGAGCCGGAGCCCGCGGAGGCGGTGCCCGCGGAGGCGGGGTCCACCGTGGTCTGCCCGTGCAGCGGCCGGTCCGATTCCTCGGCCTCCGAGGCCGGGGCACCGGTGGACTCGGACTCGGACTTCGTGGAGGCGATCATGTCCATCACGGCAGGAGGAAGCCAGTCGGCACTCGGCCAGGGACCGGCGAGCCGGGCGAGGACGTCGGCCAGCGGAGGCCGGGCGGCCGGGTCCTTTGCCAGACAGGCGACGATCAAGTCGCGATGCTCGCGCTCCACAACGATGTCGCGCAGATCGGGCGGTTCGCTCGTGATGCGATGAAGGATGGCGGCGATCGTCTCGCCGTCGAAAGGACTGTGACCCGTGGCCGCGAATCCCAGGACCGCGCCAAGGGCGAACACGTCGCTGGCGGCTTCGGGCGGATGCCCGTTCACCTGTTCCGGGGACATGTAGGCGTAAGTTCCCAGGACTGCGCCGGTCGCGGTCATCCGGCTGGCATCCTGCGTGCTGGCGATACCGAAGTCGATGATTCTGGGACCGTCGGCGGCCAGGATCACGTTGCCGGGTTTGAGATCTCGATGCACCAGGCCGCATGCGTGGATGGCGGCCAACCCCTCGGCGAGCCCGGCGCCCAGAGTCCGTACGGCCTGCGTGCCGAGGGGACCGTGTCCGGTAACGGCGCCGTGCAGGGAAGGGCCGGGGATGTACGCGGTGGCCATCCACGGTGGATCGGCATCGGGATCGGCGTCGATGACCAATGTGGTGTGGAATCCCCCGACCCTGCGGGCGGCCTCGACCTCGCGGGCGAACCGGGCGCGGAACCGCTCACGGTGAGCGTATTCGGACCGGATCAGCTTCACCGCGACCGGACGTCCCCCCGGGGAACGACCGAAGAACACCTGCCCCATGCCGCCTTCGCCAAGCCGCCCCACCAGCCGGTACTTGCCGACGCGCCTCGGATCGCTGGGCTGCAGCGGATCCACCCAAGCCCCCCACGTTCGATACGAGGACCCAAATACACCATCAACCTCTCAAGAAGGCCAGAGGAGTTGGGGACCGGCTTCGGATATCCGGGAGGGGCGAGGATGCAGGTAATACGTTGTCCGGTGACCGGCCGACCGACCGGCCCGCAGGGCCCCAGGGCCTCAGGGCCTCAGGGCCCCAGGGCCCCAGGGCCCCAGGGCCGCGGCCCGCCCGAGCACCCGCGGCTGCGGCCATCGGCGTCGACGACCACGAGGCGACGAGGACCATCGATGATGCGCAGCGCAATCCCGCCGCATGCCGCGCGTTCTCGGAACACGCCACCACCGCATGGTGAAATCCGGCGGGCGGGCCGGGCACGTGGGCTGGGGCGTGACTGCGTCCGCCGACGGGCTCCGGACGGCCAGGTCCCGCAAGCCGTCCAGCGGCTCGGCCTCCACGGGCCGCACGCGGGGCCGTACCCGAGGCCCCCGACGCTCCGATCTGCGAACGACCAGGTCAGGCTCGTGTCCTGAAGGAGAAACCGGTCAGAATTCAAGAAGCGTCGACGACCGGCCGCCCATACCGTCGAGGACATGAACTCCATCGACTCCGTCACCCTGGAAGTGGCCGACACCGAGGCCGCCGCCCGCTTCTACTCCACCGCCTTCGGACTCGACCCGTCGCACGTGCGCCTGCGCGGCTCCGAGGCCCCCACGACGGGCTTCCGCGGTTTCACGCTGTCGCTCGTGGTCTCCCAGCCGGGCAACGTCGACGCGCTCGCCGGCGCCGCCCTCGACGCAGGGGCCACCACACTCAAGCCCGCCGCGAAGTCGCTATGGGGCTACGGCGGCGCCGTCCAGGCCCCGGACGGCACCATTTGGCAGATCGCGTCGTCGGCGAAGAAGGACACCGGCCCGGTCACCCGGGACGTCGACGAACTCGTGCTCCTGTTGGGTGTCGAGGACGTGAAGGCGAGCAAGCAGTTCTACGTCGAGCAGGGCCTCACCGTTGGCAAGAGCTTCGGCGGCAAGTACGTCGAATTCGCCACCGGATCGGGCCCGGTCAAGCTGGCTCTCTACAGGCGCCGCGCCCTTGCCAAGCTCGTCGGTGTCCCCGCCGACGGCACCGGATCGCACGGGATCGTGATCTCCGGCACCACCGGCCCGTTCACCGACCCAGATGGGTTCGTCTGGGAGGCCACGGCTTCCGTGAGTGACGGCGACCGCTGACGGTCTCAGCGGCGCAGGTATTGGCGTACGGCCTCGGCGAGGTCGCGCCGCCAGGCGTTGAGACGGGCCGCGCGGCGGGCGTTGACCGCGCAGAAGTGGGACGAGCCGTCACGCAGTACGACCGTGAACGGCCTGTCAGTCCGCCGATCACTCGGCCCGTTGCCGGGTCCCTGACGAGCACCGCCAGCGAACGCCGGTCATCGATGCCGGTTTCCTGAACGTTGAACTCATCGAGCGCATCCGAGATCAGCGCGACGTCCGTGGCGCCGAGATGGTCGGTGACGAAGACGGAGGGCGGCGCAGGTGCGCGGGGAGCCACCGGCCCCTCCCCCGGCGCCGTGTGGGCCTGCATGCGTGCAGTCGGGTCGCTCATGGTTCCGACCGTGGTCACCGGGGTCTGACAACGCGGTCGCCCGGGGCCCCGAATCACATCCCTGCCGTGCGGTGCGTTCGGCAGGGCGGCGGGTGCCATCGGCGGTGCAGCAGCGAAGTACAGCGCTGGCAGCGGTCTGCGCCCGGGCGAGCACCTCTCCCACGTGGCGGGCTGCGCCCGTGTTCCCCATGATGATCTCCCTGGCACGGGCGGCCGGTTGAGCTGCCCAGCAGGGTGGGGCAGGGATGGCCGATACCCCCTCATCAATTTTCCGGGCCGTTGACGAAAAGATCTAGGGACGCCATGCTGTGCGGCATGCGGTCTCACGACGGCCCTCTGATCCGACCGGGGAAACCAACGGCGAGAACGAGTACCCGGAACTCCCTGTCGGTGTCAGGATCAAGACCGACCACGGGCCGTTCGTCGACTCCTGGACGAGGGCGGGCGGCCGACTGGAGACCCCACCGCGGACGCCGTGGGCCGAAGCGGCAGACGCACACCGTGCTCCCCCGGCACCGGCCTCCCGGGGCGCCGCAAGCGGGGCGAACTGGGCGGGCCGCCCGGCTCGTTCGTCCGGCCCGGCGAGCCGGTGAACGGAACCAATGAGCCGCCAGGGGCGACTTCACTAACGTCAGTACGGAGCCCAAGGGTTGGGGCCACAGTCGACCGGGGGGAGCCTGATGCAGCCGCTGGAAGCCGGGGATCCGCGGGCTGTCGGTCCGTACCGGTTGGCCTTCCGCCTCGGCTCGGGCGGGATGGGCCGGGTGTTCCTGGGTGAGTCCCCCGCCGGGCGGCGGGTCGCCGTCAAGGTAGTGCGGGAGGACCTGGCGTCCTCTCCCGGGTTCCGCGAGCGCTTCCGGCGAGAGGCCAAGCTCGCCATGCGCGCGGGCGGCTTCTGGGCCGCGCAGGTCGTCGACGCGGATCCGGACGCCGCCACGCCGTGGATCGCGAGTCAGTACGTCGACGGCCCTTCGCTCGCCGAACGTGTCGCCGGGCACGGCCCGTTGGACGAGAAGGCCGTTCGCGCCCTCGGCGGCGGACTGGCCGAGGCGCTCGCGTCGTTCCACAAGGCGGGCCTTGTGCACCGCGACCTCAAGCCTTCCAACGTGCTGCTCGTCGACGACGGTCCGAGGATCATCGACTTCGGCATCTCGAAGGCCCTCGAGACCTTGGAGACCGCCGGAAGCACCGATCTGACCGGGGCGGGAACCATCCTCGGCACGCCGGGATTCATGTCGCCCGAACAGGCACTTGGGCAGTCGGCGGGCCCGGCGGCGGACGTCTTCTCCCTCGGCTCACTGCTCGTCCACGCGGCCACGGGCACCGGACCGTTCGGCGAGGGCGCCTCTCACACCCTGCTGTTCCGCGTCGTGTACGAGGAACCCGATCTCAGCGCAATGCCTTACGGCCTGCGGGAGTTGGCGCAGGACTGCTTGCAGAAGGCACCGGAGGACCGCCCTGCCGCCGCTGATCTCGTCTCGCGCCTCGCGCAGCCGACGGTCCCCGATCCGCGCGCCGTGCCGGGGGACGACGATGCGGGTCCGTGGACGGACGTGCGGACGAGCGACCCACATGGGGACGCGCTGGCGATCACCGGGCCGCAGCAAGGGAGTTGGGCCGGCTCGACGGCGACGACAAGGCCCCCCGCAGGGGCACCGCGGAAGGCGCCGGTCGGCGAGCCCGCCGGGAGCCCGCCGGCAGGCGACTCGTTCGCGGTTGAGCAGTGGGGCCCGGATGTGTTCTGGCGCCGTATGCGACGGCCGGTCGGGTGGGCGCTGGGGATCGACGGCGTGCTCCTGCTGCTGGGGCTCGGGTTCGACAAGGTCCCGGTCATGTCCGTGTACGCGATCGTCATCACGCTGCTCTCTGCGATCTACGGACTGAGGGTCTCGCTGCCGCTCCTTCGGGTCAGGGCGCTGCACGTAGGTGCTGACGGGCTCACGGTGCGGCACGGACCGCACACGCTGGCCGTTCCCTGGCGGGACATCGCGTCCGTCCAGTTCAGCAGGAAGAAGAACGAGCGGGCACTTACCTTGACGGCGGCCCTCGATGCGAACGCGAACATCCGGGTCCCGTCCCCGCTGCGTGCCGGCGCAGGCGTCCTGAGGTGCACGGTCGCCTCCCCCTGGAAGAGGGACACGCGCACCCGCGTGCAGAGCCTCGAATCGGCGCTGCACACCTTCGCGGGCAACCGCTACCGGTGACCGGCCGCGTCCCGTCCTGCGGTCTCCCGCTGAACCGGCCATGCGATTCGGCCTGTCTTCGGAGCACGAGCCATGCGCGCGAGCGCCGCCACATCCACGCGTCGCCGGGCGAACTGCGGGCGCACTCGGAATTCCAGACCGAGACTTGCGGCGGCCTCGTCGTCCGCCACGTGATCGCTCTCGGCACGGGCAGATCGAAGACCCTGGGATTCATGCCTCGACCCGGTCAGGATCCGGCCGACCTCCTCTGGGCGCTCCTACTGGATCCAGTGGCCGCAGCCGTGGAGCGGGCCCGGGCCGGCTCGCGTCCCTGCCCGCCTGAACACCGGCCGGGCACCTTCTACTTGGAGCACCGCCGGCACTCCGCCGTTCTTGACGAGCGTGGAGCG
It contains:
- a CDS encoding serine/threonine-protein kinase, yielding MDPLQPSDPRRVGKYRLVGRLGEGGMGQVFFGRSPGGRPVAVKLIRSEYAHRERFRARFAREVEAARRVGGFHTTLVIDADPDADPPWMATAYIPGPSLHGAVTGHGPLGTQAVRTLGAGLAEGLAAIHACGLVHRDLKPGNVILAADGPRIIDFGIASTQDASRMTATGAVLGTYAYMSPEQVNGHPPEAASDVFALGAVLGFAATGHSPFDGETIAAILHRITSEPPDLRDIVVEREHRDLIVACLAKDPAARPPLADVLARLAGPWPSADWLPPAVMDMIASTKSESESTGAPASEAEESDRPLHGQTTVDPASAGTASAGSGSAGSASAGSGSAGTASAGSGSAGSGSAGTASAGSGSGSGSGSGSERRFPRRAFLLTGLAAALVAVVAVAMFLILPESAKPSASAKPSASAKPSASAKRIVTDDGRAFGPGGWSQFTVKVDPANAGVRLTRRLDSSVSGQIASISVNGEKAGSWAPLERALTIWADQTVELSKSSTKGRRILTIRNTFEASTKDFNEFTYFVDQKIDGVWRRADVVDIGPGHLAEEKAYGYRIKKKSWEGTRSFSYRRG
- a CDS encoding glyoxalase, with the protein product MNSIDSVTLEVADTEAAARFYSTAFGLDPSHVRLRGSEAPTTGFRGFTLSLVVSQPGNVDALAGAALDAGATTLKPAAKSLWGYGGAVQAPDGTIWQIASSAKKDTGPVTRDVDELVLLLGVEDVKASKQFYVEQGLTVGKSFGGKYVEFATGSGPVKLALYRRRALAKLVGVPADGTGSHGIVISGTTGPFTDPDGFVWEATASVSDGDR
- a CDS encoding serine/threonine-protein kinase, whose translation is MQPLEAGDPRAVGPYRLAFRLGSGGMGRVFLGESPAGRRVAVKVVREDLASSPGFRERFRREAKLAMRAGGFWAAQVVDADPDAATPWIASQYVDGPSLAERVAGHGPLDEKAVRALGGGLAEALASFHKAGLVHRDLKPSNVLLVDDGPRIIDFGISKALETLETAGSTDLTGAGTILGTPGFMSPEQALGQSAGPAADVFSLGSLLVHAATGTGPFGEGASHTLLFRVVYEEPDLSAMPYGLRELAQDCLQKAPEDRPAAADLVSRLAQPTVPDPRAVPGDDDAGPWTDVRTSDPHGDALAITGPQQGSWAGSTATTRPPAGAPRKAPVGEPAGSPPAGDSFAVEQWGPDVFWRRMRRPVGWALGIDGVLLLLGLGFDKVPVMSVYAIVITLLSAIYGLRVSLPLLRVRALHVGADGLTVRHGPHTLAVPWRDIASVQFSRKKNERALTLTAALDANANIRVPSPLRAGAGVLRCTVASPWKRDTRTRVQSLESALHTFAGNRYR